In one Janibacter cremeus genomic region, the following are encoded:
- a CDS encoding SGNH/GDSL hydrolase family protein, translated as MSGLLVAIGDSFTEGVGDPHLHYPNGLRGWPDRLARQLGRADRTWRYANLGIRSKFLDQVVADQLEPALSMRPTHVTFAAGGNDLLSLRADVDDIIRRYEAALQRLVDADAQVVVFTTFEPQTSLLLEPLVRRVRTLNAAVRDLAATHGAVLVDHTRMREFDQRSLWSPDRIHMSRQGHKRMAAAVADALEVPHTLRLRDLVPGKTTGWRHMARTEATFVRDEVLPLVRRRLRGEYDGDTTRPKWPVPIHPADGMKRLAAEQATLERQRRPRDAALHGT; from the coding sequence ATGAGCGGCCTCCTCGTCGCGATCGGCGACTCCTTCACCGAGGGTGTGGGCGACCCGCACCTGCACTACCCCAACGGCCTGCGCGGCTGGCCCGACCGCCTCGCCCGCCAGCTGGGCAGGGCCGACCGGACGTGGCGCTACGCGAACCTCGGGATCCGCAGCAAGTTCCTCGACCAGGTCGTCGCCGACCAGCTCGAGCCGGCGCTGTCGATGCGACCGACGCACGTGACCTTCGCCGCCGGTGGCAATGACCTGCTGTCCCTGCGGGCCGATGTCGACGACATCATCCGTCGCTACGAGGCAGCACTGCAGCGACTCGTCGACGCGGACGCGCAGGTCGTCGTCTTCACGACCTTCGAGCCGCAGACGAGCCTCCTCCTCGAGCCCCTGGTGCGCCGCGTGCGCACCCTCAACGCCGCGGTGCGCGACCTCGCCGCCACGCACGGGGCCGTGCTCGTCGACCACACCCGCATGCGTGAGTTCGACCAGAGGTCGCTGTGGTCGCCGGACCGGATCCACATGTCGCGACAGGGGCACAAGCGGATGGCCGCGGCCGTCGCCGACGCACTGGAGGTGCCGCACACGCTCAGGCTGCGCGACCTGGTGCCCGGGAAGACGACCGGGTGGCGACACATGGCGCGCACGGAGGCGACCTTCGTCCGGGACGAGGTGCTCCCGTTGGTCCGACGCCGGCTCCGTGGCGAGTACGACGGGGACACCACGCGGCCGAAGTGGCCGGTGCCCATCCACCCGGCCGACGGGATGAAGCGGTTGGCCGCGGAGCAGGCCACCCTCGAGCGGCAGCGACGACCCCGGGACGCCGCCCTCCACGGCACCTGA